Proteins encoded together in one Alteribacter keqinensis window:
- a CDS encoding isoprenyl transferase, with product MLKKWTNRKEEENNTSEEASLDPQNIPEHVAIIMDGNGRWAKKRGLPRVAGHREGMNVIKKIVKTSNKLGVKTLTLYAFSTENWKRPKPEVDFLMRLPERFLKAELPQLIEENVQVRITGSKEALPGHTRDAVNKAIEDTSGNDGLILNFALNYGSRHEMVEAMKDVYKEIERGRLAIEDVTEDIIGSHLMTGGLKDPDLLIRTSGEIRLSNFMLWQLAYSEFWFTEVLWPDFTEKHFKEAIVVYQKRTRRFGGV from the coding sequence ATGTTAAAAAAATGGACGAACCGAAAAGAGGAAGAGAACAATACTTCAGAAGAAGCCAGTCTCGATCCTCAGAATATTCCTGAGCATGTGGCTATTATTATGGATGGAAACGGCCGCTGGGCAAAAAAAAGGGGCCTACCCCGGGTTGCGGGTCACCGCGAGGGAATGAATGTAATTAAAAAGATTGTAAAAACGTCCAATAAACTAGGCGTAAAAACATTGACGCTTTATGCTTTCTCAACGGAAAACTGGAAGCGTCCCAAGCCTGAAGTAGACTTTCTGATGAGGCTGCCGGAACGGTTCTTAAAAGCAGAACTCCCTCAGTTAATCGAAGAGAATGTACAGGTGCGCATCACAGGTTCCAAAGAGGCCCTGCCCGGCCATACCAGGGATGCCGTCAACAAAGCGATTGAAGATACTTCCGGTAATGACGGACTGATCCTGAATTTTGCCCTGAATTATGGAAGCAGACACGAAATGGTTGAAGCCATGAAGGATGTTTATAAAGAAATCGAACGTGGCAGACTGGCTATTGAAGACGTCACTGAAGATATCATAGGAAGCCATCTCATGACCGGGGGACTTAAAGACCCGGATCTTCTGATCAGAACGAGCGGTGAGATCAGGCTCAGTAACTTTATGCTCTGGCAGCTCGCGTATTCGGAATTCTGGTTTACAGAAGTTCTGTGGCCTGATTTTACTGAAAAACACTTTAAAGAGGCGATTGTCGTTTATCAAAAGAGAACACGTCGTTTCGGCGGCGTATAG
- the frr gene encoding ribosome recycling factor yields MSQETINQAKERMDKSIESLRKELATLRAGRANPSILDKVQVEYYGMMTPLNQLATISVPEARMLTIQPFDKSSLADIERAIQKADLGLSPSNDGNIIRITIPALTEERRAELVKLVRRYSEDAKVAIRNIRRDSNDELKKLQKDGELTEDELRRSQDDVQKVTDSYVTTIDGIADNKEKEIMEV; encoded by the coding sequence ATGAGTCAGGAAACCATTAATCAGGCAAAAGAAAGAATGGATAAATCAATCGAATCTTTACGCAAGGAACTGGCAACACTCCGTGCTGGCCGTGCGAACCCTTCCATCCTTGACAAAGTACAGGTGGAATACTACGGAATGATGACACCGCTGAACCAGCTTGCTACCATTTCAGTTCCTGAAGCACGCATGCTGACAATCCAGCCGTTTGATAAATCTTCACTTGCAGATATCGAACGTGCGATTCAAAAAGCGGATCTCGGTCTGTCTCCATCAAATGACGGAAACATCATCCGCATTACCATTCCGGCATTGACAGAAGAGCGCCGTGCAGAACTTGTTAAGCTTGTCCGCCGTTATTCAGAGGATGCGAAAGTCGCTATCCGCAACATCCGCCGTGACAGTAATGATGAACTTAAGAAGCTCCAAAAAGACGGTGAGCTGACAGAAGATGAGCTCCGCCGCAGCCAGGATGATGTCCAGAAGGTAACAGACAGCTATGTTACGACCATTGACGGCATCGCCGACAACAAAGAAAAAGAAATCATGGAAGTGTAA
- the pyrH gene encoding UMP kinase has protein sequence MENPKYKRIVLKLSGEALAGNQGYGIDPSVIQSIGEQIREIVELDVEVAIIVGGGNIWRGMAGSAKGMDRATADYMGMLATVMNSLALQDSLENIGVQTRVQTSIEMRQVAEPYIRRRAIRHLEKKRVVIFAAGTGNPYFSTDTTAALRAAEIEADVILMAKNNVDGVYSADPSKDATAKKYESLTYLDLLKDGLAVMDSTASSLCMDNDIPLIVFSLMEEGNIKRAVIGEEIGTVIRGTN, from the coding sequence ATGGAGAATCCTAAATATAAACGTATTGTATTGAAGTTGAGTGGAGAAGCGCTTGCCGGAAACCAGGGATATGGAATTGATCCTTCTGTCATTCAGTCCATCGGGGAGCAGATCAGAGAAATCGTAGAGCTTGATGTAGAAGTTGCGATTATTGTCGGTGGCGGGAACATTTGGCGCGGTATGGCTGGAAGCGCAAAAGGAATGGACAGAGCTACGGCAGACTACATGGGGATGCTTGCAACAGTTATGAATTCCCTTGCTCTTCAGGACAGCCTCGAGAACATCGGCGTCCAGACTCGTGTACAGACGTCTATTGAAATGAGACAGGTTGCAGAACCTTACATACGCAGACGTGCTATCAGACACCTTGAGAAAAAGCGCGTAGTCATTTTTGCAGCAGGTACAGGGAATCCATACTTCTCAACCGACACGACAGCAGCGCTTCGTGCGGCTGAAATTGAAGCCGACGTGATTCTTATGGCCAAAAACAACGTTGATGGTGTTTACTCGGCAGATCCTTCCAAGGATGCAACTGCAAAGAAATACGAGTCCCTCACTTACCTTGACCTGTTAAAAGACGGTCTTGCAGTGATGGATTCAACAGCTTCCTCACTATGTATGGATAACGACATTCCATTGATTGTCTTCTCTCTCATGGAGGAAGGTAACATTAAACGCGCCGTAATTGGTGAAGAAATCGGAACAGTAATAAGGGGGACGAATTAA
- the tsf gene encoding translation elongation factor Ts — MAISAKLVKELREKTGAGMMDCKKALTETDGDMDKAVDFLREKGIAKAAKKADRVAAEGLTAVKTDGNTAVIVEVNSETDFVAKNENFQNLVAAVAEHILTNKPADVEEALGQIFEGEDTLQSYMNNQIVKIGEKLSLRRFAIVEKTDSQNYGAYLHMGGRIGVLTVLEGTDEETAKDIAMHVAAINPKYVGRDAVSAEEVEREREVLKQQALNEGKPEKIVEKMVEGRLVKFFEDICLNEQSFVKDSDQRVGKYVESKGGKVVSFVRFEVGEGMEKREDNFAEEVMSQVKK; from the coding sequence ATGGCAATTTCAGCTAAATTGGTAAAAGAATTGCGCGAAAAGACTGGCGCAGGAATGATGGACTGCAAGAAAGCACTCACAGAAACAGACGGTGACATGGACAAAGCCGTTGATTTTCTTCGTGAAAAAGGAATCGCAAAAGCTGCGAAAAAAGCTGACCGCGTAGCAGCTGAAGGTCTTACTGCAGTTAAAACTGACGGAAACACTGCTGTTATCGTTGAGGTAAACTCCGAGACAGACTTTGTTGCTAAAAACGAAAACTTCCAAAACCTTGTTGCAGCTGTTGCAGAACACATTCTTACTAACAAACCTGCAGATGTAGAAGAAGCTCTGGGGCAGATTTTTGAAGGCGAAGACACGCTTCAAAGCTACATGAACAACCAGATCGTAAAAATCGGAGAAAAACTCTCCCTTCGCCGTTTTGCTATTGTCGAAAAAACAGACAGCCAGAACTACGGTGCTTACCTTCACATGGGCGGACGTATCGGAGTACTTACTGTCCTTGAAGGTACTGACGAAGAAACTGCGAAAGACATCGCTATGCACGTTGCAGCGATCAACCCTAAATATGTAGGACGCGATGCAGTATCTGCAGAAGAAGTAGAGCGTGAGCGCGAAGTTCTTAAGCAGCAGGCTCTTAACGAAGGAAAGCCTGAAAAGATCGTTGAAAAAATGGTTGAAGGGCGTCTTGTTAAATTCTTCGAAGATATCTGCTTAAATGAGCAGTCTTTCGTAAAAGACTCTGACCAAAGAGTTGGAAAATACGTTGAGTCCAAAGGTGGAAAAGTAGTATCTTTCGTACGCTTTGAAGTGGGCGAAGGTATGGAAAAACGTGAAGACAACTTTGCAGAAGAAGTTATGTCACAAGTAAAGAAGTAA
- the rpsB gene encoding 30S ribosomal protein S2: MAVISMKQLLEAGVHFGHQTRRWNPKMDRYIFTERNGIYIIDLQKTVKKVDEAYNYVRNIAADGGKVLFVGTKKQAQDSVKEEAERAGQYFINQRWLGGTLTNFETIQKRIQRLKNIERMQEDGTFEVLPKKEVVLLKKEMDRLEKFLGGIKDMNTLPDALFVIDPRKERIAIAEARKLHIPVIAIVDTNCDPDEIDVVIPGNDDAIRAVRLLTSKMADAIIEANQGQEEEVQQEEETTA; this comes from the coding sequence GTGGCAGTTATCTCCATGAAACAACTATTAGAAGCAGGGGTACACTTCGGTCACCAGACTCGTCGCTGGAACCCTAAAATGGATCGCTACATCTTCACAGAAAGAAACGGAATTTACATTATCGACCTTCAAAAGACGGTCAAGAAAGTAGATGAAGCGTACAACTACGTACGTAACATCGCGGCTGACGGAGGGAAAGTTCTTTTCGTCGGTACGAAAAAGCAAGCACAGGACTCTGTTAAAGAAGAAGCAGAGCGTGCTGGCCAGTACTTCATCAACCAGCGCTGGCTTGGTGGTACACTAACAAACTTTGAAACAATCCAAAAGCGTATTCAGCGTCTTAAAAACATCGAGCGTATGCAGGAAGACGGCACGTTCGAAGTACTTCCTAAGAAAGAGGTTGTCCTTCTTAAAAAAGAAATGGACCGACTTGAAAAGTTCCTAGGCGGAATCAAAGACATGAACACACTTCCGGATGCACTATTCGTAATCGATCCTCGTAAAGAGCGGATTGCGATTGCGGAAGCCCGCAAACTTCACATCCCGGTTATCGCAATTGTTGATACAAACTGTGATCCGGACGAAATTGATGTTGTTATCCCAGGTAACGACGACGCGATCCGTGCGGTACGTCTTCTTACTTCTAAAATGGCTGATGCTATCATTGAAGCTAACCAAGGTCAGGAAGAAGAAGTTCAACAAGAAGAAGAAACAACTGCTTAA
- a CDS encoding DUF6115 domain-containing protein produces MEYILMISVMLHLLSFYLIILLFQRQKLKGETSGQTAARDIEDLLLAYTTEMKENNEALVKELQDKSRNVSTESLRPARKEISNPKPADTISEKQVSGESDYKPPAVAREPQEKIETSQTAQVLSLSNQGFSIEDIARKLNMGKGEVELFLKFYK; encoded by the coding sequence ATGGAATACATATTGATGATCAGCGTTATGCTGCACCTCCTGAGTTTTTACCTTATTATCCTTCTGTTTCAGCGGCAGAAGCTCAAAGGAGAGACCAGCGGGCAGACTGCAGCCAGGGATATTGAGGATCTCCTCTTAGCCTATACAACTGAAATGAAAGAAAATAACGAAGCCCTTGTGAAGGAATTGCAAGACAAGAGCAGAAACGTTTCAACAGAATCTCTCCGGCCGGCTCGAAAAGAAATCAGCAACCCAAAGCCCGCTGATACGATTTCTGAAAAACAAGTATCCGGTGAATCTGACTACAAGCCTCCTGCCGTTGCTCGCGAGCCTCAGGAAAAGATCGAAACCTCCCAGACCGCACAAGTTCTTTCCTTATCCAATCAGGGGTTCAGTATTGAGGACATCGCAAGGAAATTGAACATGGGTAAAGGGGAAGTGGAACTCTTTTTGAAGTTTTATAAATAA
- a CDS encoding DUF342 domain-containing protein, which translates to MPIEDYFEVLIDDKELTAKLIAHKIPEEDFTEEEIIDYLKEEGIIFGINKKSIAILLADNGRISAPLVIASGKAVEHGTPAKLSPAVFTTGKEEGQSGGRIELRDVLNLENVTSGMVVGRKISPGRGINGMNVFGEVIQAKPGKDFTLRPGKNTRIDKDGEKIIATCNGLMSADEKMIHVQPVYEVPGDVTMKTGNIDFTGTVKIRGSVPSGFKIKAGGDITVFGSVEGAELESGGSVYVCEGIVSQGKGYIKANRDVHTSFANQATIYAGNHVFVSQSILHSKIEALGKVVCKEQRGNVVGGSISSGQGIDVNEAGNQMNTPTLFYLGVNENVMIKEKEARTLYEQSKESMLKLSKLYRVLEQKKMTSTLGTKDRLMMLKVQNNLLTVNEAYQKAKDDYEKAKSIMEHPEEAVFLINRHLHPNVSAYFGKYRRKIVARHERVTLTLNNSEITLTSL; encoded by the coding sequence ATGCCGATTGAAGATTATTTTGAGGTCCTTATAGATGATAAAGAACTGACAGCAAAACTCATTGCACATAAAATTCCAGAAGAAGACTTTACTGAAGAGGAAATTATCGATTATTTAAAGGAAGAGGGTATTATCTTCGGAATTAATAAGAAGAGTATAGCTATACTTCTGGCTGATAACGGCCGTATTTCCGCCCCCTTGGTAATTGCGTCGGGAAAAGCGGTTGAGCACGGAACGCCTGCAAAGCTATCCCCTGCGGTTTTCACAACCGGTAAGGAAGAAGGGCAATCCGGCGGCCGGATAGAACTCAGGGATGTACTCAATTTGGAGAACGTCACATCCGGAATGGTTGTAGGAAGAAAAATAAGTCCAGGCCGGGGAATTAACGGCATGAATGTATTTGGGGAAGTGATCCAGGCAAAGCCCGGAAAAGATTTTACATTAAGGCCCGGGAAAAATACGCGCATCGATAAAGATGGTGAGAAAATCATAGCCACCTGCAACGGTCTCATGAGTGCGGACGAAAAAATGATTCATGTTCAACCTGTTTACGAGGTGCCGGGGGATGTGACGATGAAGACCGGGAACATCGATTTTACCGGGACCGTTAAAATCCGGGGCAGCGTACCTTCCGGGTTTAAGATAAAGGCCGGAGGTGATATTACGGTCTTTGGTTCAGTAGAAGGAGCTGAGCTTGAAAGCGGAGGGTCTGTCTATGTCTGTGAAGGCATTGTCTCCCAGGGTAAAGGGTATATAAAGGCAAACCGGGATGTACACACCTCTTTTGCGAATCAGGCCACTATTTACGCAGGAAACCATGTGTTTGTATCCCAGTCCATCCTCCACAGCAAAATTGAAGCGCTCGGGAAAGTGGTCTGTAAGGAGCAGAGGGGAAATGTTGTCGGAGGCAGTATTTCTTCGGGCCAGGGAATTGACGTGAATGAAGCAGGCAACCAGATGAATACTCCGACGCTTTTTTATTTAGGTGTAAACGAAAATGTAATGATAAAAGAAAAAGAAGCCAGAACACTGTATGAACAATCAAAAGAGTCCATGCTCAAGCTGTCCAAACTGTACCGCGTTCTGGAGCAAAAGAAGATGACATCGACTCTCGGTACAAAAGACAGGCTGATGATGCTAAAAGTTCAGAATAACCTTCTTACTGTCAATGAGGCGTATCAGAAAGCGAAAGATGATTATGAAAAAGCAAAATCAATCATGGAACACCCTGAGGAAGCGGTATTTTTAATCAACAGGCATCTGCACCCTAATGTAAGTGCTTACTTTGGCAAGTACAGAAGAAAAATAGTAGCCAGGCACGAGCGTGTTACGTTAACCTTGAATAATAGTGAAATTACTCTCACTTCATTATAA
- a CDS encoding FliA/WhiG family RNA polymerase sigma factor → MSKQAEAHKADLYWDRWTAFEDKEACDHLIQRYMHLVDFHVQRIAAGLPKNVRHDDLKSHGLMGLYDALAKFDHKRELKFDTYASFRIRGAIIDGLRQEDWMPRSLREKAKRIEAAQNALEQQLGRIPEAGEVADECSLSEKEVLNVMHESLTSHLLSIDEKTGDGQSDETFVTSIVDEQMKSPEEHILTQDKYEELAIKMKDLTKNEQLVLSLFYFDELTLTEIGSILSLSTSRISQIHSKALFKLQRAFKSEV, encoded by the coding sequence ATGTCAAAACAAGCAGAAGCACACAAGGCGGATCTTTACTGGGACCGTTGGACAGCGTTTGAGGATAAGGAAGCCTGTGATCACCTGATTCAAAGGTATATGCACCTCGTGGATTTTCATGTACAGCGAATAGCAGCCGGACTGCCAAAAAATGTCCGTCATGACGATTTGAAGAGTCACGGGCTCATGGGCCTGTATGATGCACTTGCCAAATTTGATCATAAACGTGAACTCAAGTTTGATACATATGCCTCGTTTAGAATCAGAGGGGCAATCATTGACGGCCTGAGGCAGGAAGACTGGATGCCAAGGTCCCTTAGAGAAAAGGCCAAGCGGATCGAGGCAGCGCAGAACGCCCTTGAGCAGCAGCTTGGGAGGATACCTGAGGCTGGTGAAGTGGCCGATGAGTGCTCTCTCTCGGAAAAAGAAGTACTGAATGTCATGCATGAAAGTCTCACTTCCCACCTGCTTTCGATTGATGAGAAGACGGGTGACGGCCAGTCTGATGAAACGTTTGTTACATCCATTGTAGATGAACAGATGAAATCACCTGAAGAACACATACTGACGCAGGATAAATATGAAGAGCTTGCTATAAAGATGAAAGACCTGACAAAGAATGAACAGTTGGTCCTCAGTCTGTTTTATTTTGATGAACTGACCCTTACTGAAATTGGATCCATTTTGTCCCTGTCGACATCACGCATTTCACAAATTCATTCTAAAGCATTGTTTAAGTTGCAGCGTGCCTTTAAATCTGAAGTTTGA
- a CDS encoding chemotaxis protein CheD gives MDNIVKVTMADLKMAEPPNKIRTMGLGSCVGIILYDEKSHLCGMAHIMLPSSKLSKQGTLNRAKYADTAIEDLLLNLKKKQAPLFRLKAKMAGGAQMFTFASSSEAMRIGPRNIEAVRTELKTRNIPLISEDVGGGNGRTIEFDPKTCLLEVRTVNKEVKTI, from the coding sequence ATGGATAACATTGTAAAAGTGACCATGGCCGATCTTAAGATGGCCGAGCCTCCAAATAAAATCAGGACAATGGGGCTTGGTTCCTGCGTTGGAATTATCCTCTATGATGAAAAGTCCCACTTATGCGGAATGGCCCACATCATGCTTCCTTCTTCAAAGCTGAGTAAGCAGGGTACTTTAAACCGGGCGAAATATGCTGATACAGCTATCGAGGACCTCCTGCTTAACCTGAAGAAAAAGCAGGCACCGCTTTTCCGCCTGAAAGCCAAAATGGCCGGAGGGGCCCAGATGTTTACCTTTGCTTCCTCCAGCGAAGCCATGAGAATCGGGCCGCGGAATATCGAGGCTGTAAGAACGGAATTGAAAACAAGAAATATTCCGTTAATCAGTGAAGATGTGGGCGGGGGCAACGGGCGGACGATTGAATTTGATCCAAAAACGTGTCTCCTGGAAGTCAGGACCGTTAACAAAGAGGTGAAAACGATTTGA
- a CDS encoding chemotaxis protein CheC, whose product MKESGFSEKHLDVLKEIANIGAGHAATALSQLLNKPMDMNVPSVEFVPFEEMNDRLGEEEAVVAAAFLHVNGDAPGSLFFILPAEDATTLVQELTLNEEDTLHTPPYSDMAVSAFNEVGNILAGSYLSALTAFTDLKLYPSPPQTAVDLAMAIVSHGLIAHSEHSDYALVIDTKISEKSHVPIKGINGHFFFLPNPESFKPLLHSLGVQLDG is encoded by the coding sequence ATGAAAGAGAGCGGATTCAGTGAAAAGCACCTCGACGTCCTGAAAGAAATCGCGAATATTGGTGCCGGCCATGCAGCCACGGCGTTGTCGCAGTTATTGAACAAGCCGATGGATATGAATGTGCCTTCAGTTGAATTTGTTCCGTTTGAAGAAATGAACGATCGCCTGGGAGAGGAGGAGGCGGTTGTAGCGGCTGCGTTCCTCCACGTTAATGGTGATGCACCCGGGAGCTTATTCTTCATACTCCCTGCAGAAGATGCAACGACGCTTGTCCAGGAGCTCACCTTAAACGAAGAAGACACGCTACATACACCTCCCTATTCTGACATGGCAGTATCCGCCTTTAATGAAGTCGGAAACATCCTGGCAGGGTCTTATCTGTCAGCTCTCACAGCGTTTACAGACTTAAAACTGTATCCTTCTCCACCCCAGACAGCGGTAGACCTTGCAATGGCCATTGTGAGCCATGGATTAATCGCACATTCTGAACACAGTGATTATGCGCTTGTGATCGATACAAAAATAAGTGAAAAAAGTCATGTTCCGATAAAAGGAATCAATGGTCATTTCTTCTTTCTTCCAAATCCCGAATCGTTCAAGCCTTTACTTCACTCATTAGGAGTTCAGTTGGATGGATAA
- a CDS encoding chemotaxis protein CheW gives MTSVLQSQKVIVFQIGEEEYGVSVDQVKSIERIQPITRVPNTPGFVKGVINLRGVVTPIIDLRMRFNIEEKEHDNHTRVIIVSVEDMEVGLIVDAANDVMDIEMDNIEPPPEVVGGIEADYLHGVAKLEKRLLILLNLNKVLSRKELEELKTIEEGS, from the coding sequence ATGACCAGCGTACTTCAAAGTCAAAAAGTTATTGTTTTTCAAATAGGAGAAGAAGAATACGGTGTCAGTGTTGATCAGGTAAAGTCAATTGAAAGAATTCAGCCAATCACACGTGTGCCGAATACGCCTGGATTTGTAAAAGGCGTAATTAACCTTAGAGGGGTCGTTACACCAATCATTGACCTTCGTATGAGGTTTAATATTGAAGAAAAAGAGCACGACAACCATACACGGGTGATCATCGTATCTGTTGAAGATATGGAAGTCGGCCTGATCGTTGATGCAGCAAACGATGTGATGGATATTGAGATGGACAATATTGAGCCGCCGCCGGAAGTTGTCGGGGGAATCGAAGCCGACTACCTCCACGGTGTAGCGAAGCTTGAGAAGCGACTCTTGATCCTGCTTAACCTGAATAAAGTTCTGAGCAGAAAAGAGCTTGAGGAGCTTAAAACGATCGAGGAAGGCTCCTGA